A region of the Pseudomonas silesiensis genome:
ACCGTCAGTGGTACCGGGCTCTACCGCAAGCTGGAAAACCGTCTTGGCCCCACCGAGCTGATCAAGGCCGATGGCTCGCTAGCGGGCTACATCGCCGCCAGCATCCTGCAACCGATTGCTGGCAACGAGTACCGCATCACGTCGTCGAAAGCATTGGTCAATGTTCGAGCTGAACCCATCATTCCTTGCAAGGTGATTGCAGAGCTGCCGACTGGAACGATCGTCACTGTCAGCGGAGAGGGCGATTTCCGCAAGCTGGAGCGCATCAACCAGTACGTGCATTTCAACTGGCTGGAAGGCGAACAGGAACCTTTGGCAGCAGATCGTATAGTGGTGCTCGACCAGCCCGTTCCCATCAAGGCAGGGGATCTGATCGGTCACCTCGGTAAATATCAGGACAGCGGCGCGGACCAGCCGGAACACAAGCTCCACCTGGAAGTGTTCAGTGGCGATGACATCGATATGTTCATCGAGGCCAGCCGCGAATGGGCTAAGCGCCTGCCGGACAGAGATAAAACCTGGCTGAAACTGGCCAAAGGCACCGCCGTCGTGGCTCATGAAGACAATGTCACGGCCGCACAACTGAAGGCGATGAGTGCAGACAGTCCACTCAGTGCCGCCGACCTGCTGCTCCCCAAAAGGGTGCTGGATGGTCTGCGGGCAGAGGAGAAAATTATCGTTGCCGCGACAAGTGTGCACAAAGCTCGCAACTGGTATCGCCTCGATGGACTACTGCATGACGCGAACAACAACCTCCTCACAGGCTGGGTGTGCGAAGAAGTCGGCGTCACGCCTTGGTTCAGTTCATGGTCCTGGGAAGGTTACGACGTCATTTTCGATTTCAGCATGCCGAAGCACGCTATGGCGTCGTTTTTTAGCGCTGTCAACCGCTTCAGCGATGCGCAACGCGAGCAATTTCGCCCTCTGGCTGAAAAAGACAATCACGGGCCGATGAAGAGCCGGCTGTACGACATCATCGACCGTAATCGCGACGGAAAGATGACCGCCGAAGAATTGCAAGCAGCCCTGCGCCTACCGGCCCACGCGCAAGCGATCTCGCAATTGATCCTGCGCAAGGAAAGCGAATGGTTTCACCAGCCGAAGAAATGGGATGCGCTGGATGAATTGCTCGGCCATAGCGGCTCGACGCCGCACTTGAATTGGTTGGCGGAGAAACAGCGGATAAAAGAAATTAGTTGGTGGGGGGAAGTTGCGGATAAGGTGGGGTTGCCGTCTTGGGGGAGGCCATACCACTTTCATCCGATTGGGTTGGCAGGCTTGTTTTCGGAAACGCAAGAGCTAATCACCATGGAGATGTTGAAAGCTGCAGATCCGCAAGGAACCTCCAATTATCATCAAGAAATTTTGCCTTATCTAAATATGTATGCCCCTACGTATAAAATCGATACACCGTTGCGCATTGTACATTTTCTTGCGCAAGTTGGTCACGAAAGCCAATTCAAAGTAAAAAGCGAAAACGGTAATTACAGCCCTAGGAGAATGCGCGAGATATTTGGATGCAAAGGAGGTCAAAAAAATTACAACACAGGAGAGGATGACTGCGATCTGGGTCGGCTTCGAAGCAAGCTCTGGAGCCATGAACATCTCTACGCCAACAACGCGATAAAATTACTCAGTTATGTATATGCCGACAGAATGGGGAACAGAGGGGAAGAAACGCAAGATGGATATAATTATCGGGGCAGAGGAATTATTCAACTTACTGGTCGCTTTAACTACGAGCGCTACACTAGGATTCACAACACCGCAAATCCAAGCGATCTAAAAGATTTTGTAGTGAACCCTGACCTCATCATTGATGAACTGCAATATGGGGTAGAGTCAGCATTCGTTTACTGTGCGATGACTAACTTTAATTTGGCTGCAGATGAAGATGATATAGAAAAAACAACGCAGATAATTAATGGTGGACAAAATGGCTTGCATGAGCGAAAGGAAATTTTGAATAATATAAAATTAATTATGGATATATAATCTCGTGAGAAAACTCTTAATATTTTTCATTTTTTGTGCCTCTACGGCCATTATTGCAGAGGAGATAGTTACTACCGAGGACAATGATCTATGTTCATCAGATGAACAAGTCATCCTTCTCTGCAAGGCAGAATATAAAACTGCAGGAATTTGTGCATCTAAGAACCTTAGCAATTTAACAGGCTTTGCTCAGTACAGAGTTTTTGACATAGATAAAAAAATGATCGAGTTTGTTTTTCCAGAAAAGCTCCTGCCCCCTGATCGAAATTTCATTATGGAGACTGAGCCACTGCCGGGTGGAATCGATGTTAAAATTAAATTTTCAAATAATGGACTTCTGTACATTATTCATGAACGAGATGCTCCAGTGATGGGAGAGGGCTTCGAGGGTTTTAGCAAAATCATAGTCAGAAATAATGAGAAAATTCTTGAATCCATCAAATGCCTCAATGAAGATTCGGAAATACGACGAGCGGGTTACGACAGTTTTTTTACGCAAGACTAATTTAATTATCCTAATAAAATATTAGCTGATCTTGATCAGAGATAATCAACCGCCATTCTTTAATCAGGAATGGCGGGCATTGTCATTTCAACTCAAAGTCGCGCCCGCACCCACCCAGCCACTTGCGCATGTATCCCTTCCACTTCACTCAGCAGCCCACCCATGCGCATGAAGTCATGGGTCATGCCCGGCTGTTCCAGCAGCGTCACCTCATTACCGGCAACACGCAGAAGCTCGGCATACGCCAGCCCTTCGTCATGCAACGGGTCATGCCCGGCCAGGTAGACCAGTGCCGGCGCAACGCCTGACAGATCGTCAGCCAGCAACGGCGAGCAGCGCCAGTCCGCCAGGTCCTGCGGCGTGCGGGCGTAATGGGCGTAGAACCAGTCCAGCGTCGGTGTCTCCAGCAGGTAGCCTTCGGCGAAGTCGCGGTGTGAGGCGCGCTTGGTGGTGGCATCTGTCACTGGATACACCAGCACTTGCGCCTTGGGTTTCAACAGTGGTTCTGCAGGTTCGCGCACGGCCATGATCGACAACACCGTGGCCAGGGTCGCGCCGACGCTGTCACCGGCTACGGCCACCCGCGATGCGTCCAGGCCATGGGCTGAGCCCTCGCGGACCAGCCAGTTGCCGGCATCGCAGGCGTCCTGCACCGGGGTCGGGAAACGCCATTCCGGTGCCAGGCGGTAATCCACCGTCAACAGGGCGAAACCACCTTGGGCCGCCAGGCGTCGGCACAGTGCGTCGTGGGAATCGAGGCTGCCGACCACGTAGCCACCGCCGTGGAAATACAGCATTACGGGCTGTAGCCCATCGATCGATTTGCCGCCGCGATACAGGCGTGCCGACAGGCTATGGCCGTCCCGTGCGGCAATGGTGAAGTCCTCGCAGGCAACGCTGTCCAGCGGCACGTCGAGAAACCCCGAGGAGGCTTCGAAGTCGATTCGTGCCTGTTGCGGCGACTGTTCGTGCATGGCGCGGCTTTTGCCGGTCAGGCGGCCGAATTCGGCGAGTTCGAGAAATGCTTCAAGTTCTGGCAAGACGGCCATGGGATGAATCCTTTTACGCAATAGGGTCAATGGTCGGGCGGAACACAATATTGAATCGAGCGAAGATCCCCTGTAGGAGCTGGCTTGTCGGATCGCCGCACCGCAGCGAAGGACTTGAGAGCGCCGCTTTTTTTCCAGACACACCGCGTTATCGTTCTTCGCGGGCAAGCCTCGCTCCTACAGGAGGCTTTGTTTTATGCGGTGGCCATGCGGCGCTCCAGCAGGTGTTCGAGTTCGTCGAGCAATTCGTCGCCGCGCAGCAGTTCGTAGTGTCCACCGGCCAATAGGCGATCAACGCCATGGGCGCCAACCTGGGCTTCGAACACCCGACGTTCGTCGTCGCGCCCGGCCACCCACCAGCGATGGGCCATGGCCTGGATCGCCGGCAGTTGTCGTTGCGCCAGTGTCAGGTGTTTGAGCGATGAACCGGTGGCGAAGATCTGCGTCAGTTCACTGGCGCCCAACGCCGCGTGGTCATTGGAGCCGTGCATGGCCGCTTCGATCACGGCGGCGGCGCCTTCGCGTTCGTTCAGGCCTGCGGCTTTCGCGGCAATCAACGCCTGTGTTTCTTTAGACGGCTGACCGAGGACAAACTTCAAGAAGTCCGCCAAATCTTCTCGCCAGTCCCCCGCTTCTGCCGTGCCCGCCACATAGCTGTCGACCAGCCCGGCAAACGCCACCGTGTGACCCTGGGATTCCAGTTCATGGGCAACCAGTTGCGTCAACGCGCCACCCAGCGACCAGCCGAGCAAGTAGTACGGGCCTTCAGGCTGTTGCCTGCGAATCCGTTGCGCATAGGCCTGGGCCATGGCCAGCAGCGACGCGTCCTGCCATTGCGGATCGAGCAGCATCCGGCATTGCAGGCCGTACACCGTGCGCCGTCCTTCCAGGCGCCGCGCCAGCGGTTCGTAGTCGAACACCGTGCCGAAACCGGCGTGCAGGCAGAACAGCGCCGGCACGTTGGGGATTCGTGCATTCAGCGCCAGCAGCGGATCCGGCGCAGACGCCGGCTCGGCAGCCTGATAGCCACTGAGTTCGGCGATGCAGGGTTTCTGCATCAGGTCGCGCAGCTTCAATTCGAAGCCCAGTTGCGGCTGGCTGCGCACTCGCGAAATCACTTTGAGCACCTGCAACGAGTCGCCACCCAGTTCGAAGAAGTTGTCGTCGATGCCCACTTGCGGCACGCCCAGCACTTCTTGCCAGATCGCGGTCAGCGCCGTTTCCAGTGCGTTGCGCGGTGCGCGGTAACCGCCGAGCGCCCACTCAGGTGCGGGCAGTGCGCGGCGATCGAGCTTGCCGTTGGCCGACAGCGGGAAGCGTTCCAGCACCATGATCCGTGCCGGCACCATGTAGTCCGGCAGTTGCGCTTGCAGTTCAGACTTCAAGCGACGATCCAGCCCAACAGCACCGCCAGCCACCACATAGCCCACCAATTGCTTGCCGGTCGGCGTGTCGTGCACCACCACGGCGGCATCCTGCACCCCGGCGCAATCGCGCAGGCGGGCTTCGATTTCGCCGAGCTCGATGCGGAAACCACGGATCTTCACTTGCTGGTCAAGCCGTCCCAGGTAATCGATCAACCCACATTCACGCTGGCGCACCAGGTCGCCGGTGCGGTACATGCGGCCACCGGCCTCGAACGGATCGGGGATGAAACGCTCGGCACTCATGCCAGGACGCTGGTGGTAACCGCGGGCCAGGCATTCGCCGCCCAGGTACAGCTCGCCGCTGACACCGACCGGCAATGGATTAAGGTCCGCGTCGAGCACATACAGTCCACGCCCCGCTACGCCACGCCCGATCGGCGCATAGGCCGCATCGCAGGTTTCGCTGATCTCGGCGCGCCACAACAGCGGCGTGACCACGGTCTCGGTCGGGCCGTAACCGTTGACCAGACGCTGCGGACGCAGAGCGCGTTTGACCTGCTCGAAACTGGCTTCCGGCACCGCATCACCACCAAAGCAATACACCTCGACCGCCGGCGGATTGCCCAGGCGCTCGGCCACTTCGGCCATTTGTTGCAGGTACGCTGGCGGGAAGCAGGCCACGGTGACGTTGTGACGATGCAGCACGTCCAGGGTTTGCTCCGGGGTCCACAGACTGTCGTCGCGGATCACCAGGCTGCCGCCGGCCAACATCACACTCAGCCAGCGCTCCTGAGCGCCGTCGAAAGCGAACGACATGAAGTGCAACTCGCGGCTGCGCGGTGCCAGCTCGTAGAGCTCGATGATGCCACGGCAATGCCGGGCAATCGGCCCGCGCGCCACGGCCACACCCTTGGGCTGGCCGGTGGAACCGGAGGTATAAATCAGGTAAGCCAGGTGTCCCGGCAATGGATTGGACATCGGGCGCTCAACACCGTCGCCAACGCTCAGCTGATCGAGCAACAGACGTGGCGGGCTGTCGGCCAGGGTCAGTCGTTCGCCCAGATCGCTGTCGCAGAGCAACAGGCTGGCGGCCGAATCGCTGAGCATGTAGGCCAGTCGCTCGGCCGGGTACGCCA
Encoded here:
- a CDS encoding glycoside hydrolase family 19 protein, translated to MASLLSRLFGFHDNRRDARFDGPSVPVLPTPDTRPVQTSTASEFSVDVLQPLKNWSHPLKDTGNPLAQLTHMAKAAAGYYPIGRSGLFHGGVHFDSGTGIPPDKSVHCLADGEVVAYRVDTQAPTTRYFVNTITVGKPFSRNFVLVRHRLQPPKIEGSTDTPPCLTFYSLYMHLEDWAVYQKNSAIARPTFWPQSPTLRVKQTANDFRSGRLDRPGLNVRHMDRKQGKVIDLLPRGAKVTVSGTGLYRKLENRLGPTELIKADGSLAGYIAASILQPIAGNEYRITSSKALVNVRAEPIIPCKVIAELPTGTIVTVSGEGDFRKLERINQYVHFNWLEGEQEPLAADRIVVLDQPVPIKAGDLIGHLGKYQDSGADQPEHKLHLEVFSGDDIDMFIEASREWAKRLPDRDKTWLKLAKGTAVVAHEDNVTAAQLKAMSADSPLSAADLLLPKRVLDGLRAEEKIIVAATSVHKARNWYRLDGLLHDANNNLLTGWVCEEVGVTPWFSSWSWEGYDVIFDFSMPKHAMASFFSAVNRFSDAQREQFRPLAEKDNHGPMKSRLYDIIDRNRDGKMTAEELQAALRLPAHAQAISQLILRKESEWFHQPKKWDALDELLGHSGSTPHLNWLAEKQRIKEISWWGEVADKVGLPSWGRPYHFHPIGLAGLFSETQELITMEMLKAADPQGTSNYHQEILPYLNMYAPTYKIDTPLRIVHFLAQVGHESQFKVKSENGNYSPRRMREIFGCKGGQKNYNTGEDDCDLGRLRSKLWSHEHLYANNAIKLLSYVYADRMGNRGEETQDGYNYRGRGIIQLTGRFNYERYTRIHNTANPSDLKDFVVNPDLIIDELQYGVESAFVYCAMTNFNLAADEDDIEKTTQIINGGQNGLHERKEILNNIKLIMDI
- a CDS encoding alpha/beta hydrolase; its protein translation is MAVLPELEAFLELAEFGRLTGKSRAMHEQSPQQARIDFEASSGFLDVPLDSVACEDFTIAARDGHSLSARLYRGGKSIDGLQPVMLYFHGGGYVVGSLDSHDALCRRLAAQGGFALLTVDYRLAPEWRFPTPVQDACDAGNWLVREGSAHGLDASRVAVAGDSVGATLATVLSIMAVREPAEPLLKPKAQVLVYPVTDATTKRASHRDFAEGYLLETPTLDWFYAHYARTPQDLADWRCSPLLADDLSGVAPALVYLAGHDPLHDEGLAYAELLRVAGNEVTLLEQPGMTHDFMRMGGLLSEVEGIHAQVAGWVRARL